In a genomic window of Festucalex cinctus isolate MCC-2025b chromosome 11, RoL_Fcin_1.0, whole genome shotgun sequence:
- the wdr75 gene encoding WD repeat-containing protein 75, with translation MVEHANIRVVHRGGSKINFRAPVVSHDSKFLLCASGECVKVYSTATEECIHELRGHTDLVTGVLLKPSNHLQVYSCSADGSVRLWDFADCILIKTYFVGHPISAIYASAHHDGVVFVVIHDQRTELFQLVALHLPQSGEQIVEGLELSAVLPDVSASPESIAFGRGGEYAASVKGVHLGVYFFKKSKAFSFPLKLDNKKGRKNTFTCVACHPKDDVIATGHEDGKIRLWRNFNHKKEYTYLTLHWHHNAVSSLCFTPEGSNLLSGGVESVLVQWKYGQESQRDFLPRLGATITHVTVSPDGALFCTSHADNKITIIKSCVKVSAVIQGLVKGERVATDLLVDPRSKALVLNGKPGHLQFYSIQRDKLLFNLDIVQQEHIHQLGLQQFEVVRAAFDAAGERLATVEERKQKAAELELHLKLWMFDPQTQSFVLDTSISAPHEAGITAMCFCPAAADHQTATLVSASKDGHFKVWQQTVPPTHTQDEGPSWSCDFVGSYHGLAPQCCCFSADGSLLAVGFQEVVTLWSPATWELQTTLSQPPGDIRDLCFGRLSCSKYLVGTTAKNLLCCWNLLTCSLEWSTSMDVSLLLSDPLAENMAAFCSLGGCTDLFVFKPCEPRPLFCQKAVCPGKVTRAVFSPREAMQESCDESCQWLNRSQLYFLSQHMDLMTFITKAEEKQLMASNKQLAIDDTVAMTPFQLLLGQRRRGAGDDLDQSDHPDSAVRAQLPQGSAAVKELLQTPAHVLPAATFLCSIFVQSLLISVTDSSKPKHVEEEMESEKEEEDSSDEEEMETGAVGAERPSMEASEAAEPAAPAMTRAQARELRRVKKLERGWLSSLLDP, from the exons ATGGTGGAACACGCAAATATCCGCGTGGTTCACCGTGGCGGGAGTAAAATCAATTTTCGAGCGCCTGTTGTCTCGCACGATTCCAA GTTCCTTCTGTGCGCCTCCGGAGAGTGTGTGAAGGTGTACAGCACGGCCACAGAGGAATGCATTCATGAGTTGCGGGGACACACTGATCTGGTCACAGGTGTGCTGCTCAAGCCCTCCAACCACCTGCAG GTCTATTCTTGCTCTGCAGATGGCAGTGTCAGGCTTTGGGACTTTGCAGATTGTATCCTCATTaag ACTTACTTTGTTGGACATCCAATTTCCGCCATCTATGCCTCTGCACACCATGATGGAGTTGTCTTTGTCGTCATCCATGACCAAAGAACCG aGTTGTTCCAGCTAGTGGCGCTCCACCTACCTCAGAGTGGAGAACAGATAGTGGAAGGCCTGGAACTTTCGGCTGTGCTCCCAGATGTCAGCGCCAGTCCCGAATCCATCGCCTTTGGCAGAGGG GGGGAGTATGCTGCTTCAGTCAAGGGTGTGCATTTGGGGGTGTATTTTTTCAAGAAGAGCAAGGCGTTCAG CTTTCCCCTGAAATTAGACAACAAAAAAGGACGCAAAAACACGTTCACGTGTGTTGCCTGTCACCCGAAAGACGACGTCATTGCCACCGGACACGAGGATGGAAAGATTCGCTTGTG GAGAAATTTCAACCACAAGAAGGAGTATACCTATTTGACACTACACTGGCACCACAACGCTGTCAGCTCGCTCTGCTTCACTCCGGAAG GTAGCAACCTATTGAGCGGAGGTGTGGAGTCTGTGCTGGTGCAGTGGAAATACGGTCAGGAGAGTCAGCGGGATTTCCTTCCCCGTCTCGGTGCCACAATCACGCACGTCACCGTCTCACCCGATGGCGCGCTGTTCTGTACCTCGCATGCAGATAACA aaatcacaattatcaagaGCTGTGTTAAAGTGTCTGCCGTCATTCAGGGTCTTGTCAAAG GAGAACGCGTCGCCACGGACTTGTTGGTGGATCCACGCAGCAAGGCGCTCGTCCTGAACGGCAAGCCGGGCCACTTGCAGTTTTACTCCATTCAGCGAGATAAGCTGCTTTTTAAC TTGGATATTGTGCAGCAGGAGCACATCCACCAGTTGGGATTGCAGCAGTTCGAAGTGGTGAGGGCCGCGTTCGACGCCGCTGGAGAGCGCCTGGCGACGGTTGAAGAGAGGAAACAGAAAGCGGCAGAGTTGGAGCTTCATTTGAAGCTCTGGATGTTTGACCCGCAAACACAAAG TTTTGTGCTGGACACAAGCATCTCGGCCCCCCACGAGGCTGGGATTACGGCCATGTGCTTCTGTCCCGCCGCCGCGGACCACCAGACCGCCACGCTGGTCTCCGCCAGTAAGGACGGACATTTCAAAGTCTGGCAACAGACGGTGCCTCCCACCCACACGCAAG ACGAGGGTCCGTCGTGGTCGTGCGACTTTGTGGGCTCTTATCACGGCCTGGCGCCTCAGTGCTGCTGCTTCTCTGCCGACGGCTCCCTGCTCGCCGTCGGCTTCCAGGAGGTGGTGACCCTGTGGAGCCCGGCCACTTGGGAGCTCCAGACCACGCTGTCCCAACCGCCCGGTGATATCAG GGATCTTTGTTTTGGCCGACTAAGCTGCTCCAAATACTTGGTGGGCACGACGGCCAAGAACCTGCTCTGCTGTTGGAATCTCCTCACCTGCTCAT TGGAGTGGAGCACCTCCATGGATGTCAGCCTGCTGTTGTCGGACCCGCTGGCGGAGAACATGGCGGCCTTCTGCAGCCTCGGCGGATGTACTGACT tgtttgtgtttaagcCCTGCGAGCCGCGGCCGCTGTTTTGCCAAAAGGCGGTTTGCCCGGGAAAGGTGACCCGGGCCGTCTTCTCCCCGAGGGAGGCCATGCAGGAAAGCTGCGATGAAAGTTGCCAATGGCTCAACCGATCCCAGCTGTACTTCCTCAGCCAGCACATG GACCTTATGACCTTTATCACCAAAGCAGAGGAAAAACAACTGATGGCTTCTAATAAACAG CTTGCCATCGACGACACCGTTGCCATGACGCCATTCCAGCTGTTGCTGGGCCAACGGCGGCGAGGAGCAGGAGACGATCTGGACCAATCGGATCATCCCGACTCAGCAGTGAGAGCTCAGCTTCCGCAGGGCTCTGCTGCTGTTAAGGAG CTTCTGCAGACGCCCGCCCACGTCCTCCCTGCCGCAACTTTCCTCTGCTCTATATTTGTGCAGTCACTGCTCATCTCAGTCACTGACTCCAG TAAACCAAAACACGTCGAGGAGGAAATGGAGAGTGAGAAAGAGGAAGAAGACTCCTCCGACGAGGAGGAAATGGAAACTGGCGCTGTTGGAGCCGAGCGGCCCTCGATGGAAGCGAGCGAGGCGGCCGAGCCCGCCGCACCGGCGATGACGCGAGCGCAGGCAAGAGAACTGAGGCGAGTGAAAAAACTGGAGCGCGGCTGGCTCAGCAGCCTCTTAGACCCCTGA